In a single window of the Pongo abelii isolate AG06213 chromosome 1, NHGRI_mPonAbe1-v2.0_pri, whole genome shotgun sequence genome:
- the DRAM2 gene encoding DNA damage-regulated autophagy modulator protein 2 isoform X1, whose amino-acid sequence MPVIPATQEAEAGESLEPGRLRLQRAKIVPLQFSLGVTVALCLKKKENLFEMWWFQQGLSFLPSALVIWTSAAFIFSYITAVTLHHVDPALPYISDTGTVAPEKCLFGAMLNIAAVLCIATIYVRYKQVHALSPEENVIIKLNKAGLVLGILSCLGLSVVANFQKTTLFAAHVSGAVLTFGMGSLYMFVQTILSYQMQPKIHGKQVFWIRLLLVIWCGVSAFSMLTFSSVLHSGNFGTDLEQKLHWNPEDKGYVLHMITTAAEWSMSFSFFGFFLTYIRDFQKISLRVEANLHGLTLYDTAPCPINNERTRLLSRDI is encoded by the exons atgcctgtaatcccagctactcaggaggctgaggcaggagaatctcttgaacctggcaggctgaggttgcagcgagccaagattgtgccactgcagttcagcctgggtgtcacagtggcactctgtctcaaaaaaaaag AAAACCTGTTTGAAATGTGGTGGTTTCAgcaaggcctcagtttccttccttcAGCCCTTGTAATTTGGACATCTGCTGCTTTCATATTTTCATACATTACTGCAGTAACACTCCACCATGTAGACCCGGCTTTACCTTATATCAG tgataCTGGTACAGTAGCTCCAGAAAAATGCTTATTTGGGGCAATGCTAAATATTGCGGCAGTTTTAT GCATTGCTACCATTTATGTTCGTTATAAGCAAGTTCATGCTCTGAGTCCTGAAGAGAACGTTATCATCAAATTAAACAAGGCTGGCCTTGTACTTGGAATACTGAGTTGTTTAGGACTTTCTGTTGTGGCAAACTTCCAG aaaACAACCCTTTTTGCTGCACATGTAAGTGGAGCTGTGCTTACCTTTGGTATGGGCTCATTATATATGTTTGTTCAGACCATCCTTTCCTACCAAATGCAGCCCAAAATCCATGGCAAACAAGTCTTCTGGATCAGACTGTTGTTGGTTATCTGGTGTGGTGTAAGTGCATTTAGCA TGCTGACTTTCTCATCAGTTTTGCACAGTGGCAATTTTGGGACTGATTTAGAACAGAAACTCCATTGGAACCCCGAGGACAAA GGTTATGTGCTTCACATGATCACTACCGCAGCAGAATGGTCTatgtcattttccttctttggttTTTTCCTGACTTACATTCGTGATTTTCAG aaaATTTCTTTACGGGTGGAAGCCAATTTACATGGATTAACCCTCTATGACACTGCACCTTGCCCTATTAACAATGAACGAACACGGCTACTTTCCAGAGATATTTGA
- the DRAM2 gene encoding DNA damage-regulated autophagy modulator protein 2 isoform X2 translates to MWWFQQGLSFLPSALVIWTSAAFIFSYITAVTLHHVDPALPYISDTGTVAPEKCLFGAMLNIAAVLCIATIYVRYKQVHALSPEENVIIKLNKAGLVLGILSCLGLSVVANFQKTTLFAAHVSGAVLTFGMGSLYMFVQTILSYQMQPKIHGKQVFWIRLLLVIWCGVSAFSMLTFSSVLHSGNFGTDLEQKLHWNPEDKGYVLHMITTAAEWSMSFSFFGFFLTYIRDFQKISLRVEANLHGLTLYDTAPCPINNERTRLLSRDI, encoded by the exons ATGTGGTGGTTTCAgcaaggcctcagtttccttccttcAGCCCTTGTAATTTGGACATCTGCTGCTTTCATATTTTCATACATTACTGCAGTAACACTCCACCATGTAGACCCGGCTTTACCTTATATCAG tgataCTGGTACAGTAGCTCCAGAAAAATGCTTATTTGGGGCAATGCTAAATATTGCGGCAGTTTTAT GCATTGCTACCATTTATGTTCGTTATAAGCAAGTTCATGCTCTGAGTCCTGAAGAGAACGTTATCATCAAATTAAACAAGGCTGGCCTTGTACTTGGAATACTGAGTTGTTTAGGACTTTCTGTTGTGGCAAACTTCCAG aaaACAACCCTTTTTGCTGCACATGTAAGTGGAGCTGTGCTTACCTTTGGTATGGGCTCATTATATATGTTTGTTCAGACCATCCTTTCCTACCAAATGCAGCCCAAAATCCATGGCAAACAAGTCTTCTGGATCAGACTGTTGTTGGTTATCTGGTGTGGTGTAAGTGCATTTAGCA TGCTGACTTTCTCATCAGTTTTGCACAGTGGCAATTTTGGGACTGATTTAGAACAGAAACTCCATTGGAACCCCGAGGACAAA GGTTATGTGCTTCACATGATCACTACCGCAGCAGAATGGTCTatgtcattttccttctttggttTTTTCCTGACTTACATTCGTGATTTTCAG aaaATTTCTTTACGGGTGGAAGCCAATTTACATGGATTAACCCTCTATGACACTGCACCTTGCCCTATTAACAATGAACGAACACGGCTACTTTCCAGAGATATTTGA
- the DRAM2 gene encoding DNA damage-regulated autophagy modulator protein 2 isoform X3: MGSLYMFVQTILSYQMQPKIHGKQVFWIRLLLVIWCGVSAFSMLTFSSVLHSGNFGTDLEQKLHWNPEDKGYVLHMITTAAEWSMSFSFFGFFLTYIRDFQKISLRVEANLHGLTLYDTAPCPINNERTRLLSRDI; this comes from the exons ATGGGCTCATTATATATGTTTGTTCAGACCATCCTTTCCTACCAAATGCAGCCCAAAATCCATGGCAAACAAGTCTTCTGGATCAGACTGTTGTTGGTTATCTGGTGTGGTGTAAGTGCATTTAGCA TGCTGACTTTCTCATCAGTTTTGCACAGTGGCAATTTTGGGACTGATTTAGAACAGAAACTCCATTGGAACCCCGAGGACAAA GGTTATGTGCTTCACATGATCACTACCGCAGCAGAATGGTCTatgtcattttccttctttggttTTTTCCTGACTTACATTCGTGATTTTCAG aaaATTTCTTTACGGGTGGAAGCCAATTTACATGGATTAACCCTCTATGACACTGCACCTTGCCCTATTAACAATGAACGAACACGGCTACTTTCCAGAGATATTTGA